The genomic stretch CTTTTATCGAGGGCAGACCCTGTATTGATAGAAAGATTAAAAGTATTACCCCTTCTATCTTCATGCTTCTTATCATCGTCAATTAAATCTGATTGCAATGAAATACCTGAAACGGCCGAGCTTATTGGAACGACTGGCAGAGCTGGCAAGGTTGAACCAACTGAAAAGCTATACACAACTGTCGTACCTGGAGCCACTGGATTAGCGGGAGATTGGCTTAACGGCCCAACAACAAGGTCAGCAGAAGCAATACCTACAGTAAAAAGAAGAAAAAATAGAGCAAAGAGTCGCTTTTTTACACTACCAATACGCGCTAAAAACACCATAACCGATCCTATTCAGGCATATACTTTATGATATGCTCACTATTATTTAACCAATATTTTCAAGCATTATACCTGACTTATCGCTCTAAAAAAGCGTAAAAATAACCCCTTACCACCTTCCAGCTATTAATCATAAGGGCGACAACGAATTGACACCTAAACCAAGCTCTCGCACAACAAAGCACTGATCTGCTATTATTTGCTCCGTGGCGGGAGCTTCTACGAACTCATAATTTCAATAAAAAAAACAACAGGAATATAGCGCATGCACACTCAAGTGAGAACCCAGCGAAAAAAAAACCTCGGTACTCAATGGTGTCAATATTTGGGTCTACTGCTTTTTAGTTTTATCCTGACCGCTTGTAGTCAAAGCCCAGACCCACAACAAGGTGTTATCTCTGGCGACCAGCTCAGCGCCCCTTTTCCCAAAGCCATGACCGCGCTTGAACTGACTGACACCAACCTGATTGTCGATGTGATTATTAATGGCGACACCGAAAACCCATGGCGGGTTGAAGATCTCGTTGTTGATACGGAAGCAGGCACTTTTTCCGGCAAAATAACCGACTTCCCGGAAGGCACAGCAATGCTCTCCCTGATTTACTCAATCAATGACCCTGCTAAGGGCACTATTGAAGTCACCAGAACTTCAGAAATTGAGGTTGTTGTTGAAGCCAACAAAGAGAACCCCGCAGACTTTTTCTCTACCACTCTTACTTATACCGACTCAGATGGAGATTCCATCAGCAATCTGGATGAGCTGGCGGCGGGCACTGACATTAATGCCTCCAACTATTTTGTAGGGGGAACCGTCACTGGACTGGCTGGAACTGAATTGGTATTGCAAAACAACGGAGGCGATGATCTGGTGACCAAGGCCGATGGAACCTTTACCTTCAGTGTCGCGCTGGCTGATAAAGCCTCCTATGCGATCACAATACTCACCTCACCCACCAGTTCGGATCAGACATGCCAGGTGACCGAGGGCAGTGGACAGGTGAATGGTGCGGCGGTCTCTGCGGTAAAAGTCACCTGTAAAGAGAGCATAAACATCAAAAACAGTGCGCCCACAGCCCGTGATGTCAGCACCACCGACGATAATGGTCAGGGCACTGTGATCGGTGACCGCCTGACGGGTCGCTACACCTTTGCCGATGTGGATAAGGATGCCGAAGGTGCCAGCACTTTCCGCTGGTTACGCAACGGCGCGGCCATTAGTGGAGCCACCAGCACAGGCTATACTCTGGTTGCGGCCGACAGTGGTCAGACTATTGTCTTTGAAGTCACACCCGTTGCTGCAACAGGAAGCACCACTGGCAGCGCCGTAGCCTCGGCGGGCATCACCGTGTTAGATACCACTCCGCCCGTCATCACGCTCAACGGCAGTGATTCCGTTTCACTCGCTCAACCGGATACCTATACAGAGGCCAGCGCCAGCGCCACCGACGATGTGGATGGCAGCGTGGAGGTCATCATCGCTGGCGGTGTCGATGTCAATACTGTTGGCAGCTATACAATCACCTATAGTGCGAAGGATGCCGCAGGCAATAATACCACCATCGACCGCACGGTGGATGTAGTGAACAACGGATTTATTACCACCTGGAAGACTGATAACCCTGGAGTGAGTGACGATAATCAGATCAGGATAGGGACAGAAGGCGGTGGTTATAATTACACCATTTACTGGGGCGATGGTCAAACCGATTCCGGTGTGAAAGGCAGTATCACCCACACCTATGCAGCCGCTGGAACATACACGGTGTCGATCAATGGTGATTTTCCGCGGATTGTTTCTGGCAATTATGATGAAGAAGACCCTGATAGTGATGCTGAAAAACTACTCACCATAGAGCAGTGGGGAAACATCAAGTGGCAGTCGATGAACAGCGCGTTTCGCTCATGTAAAAACCTGGCGGTGAAAGCACCTGATGCACCTGATCTCTCACGCGTAACAGACATGAGCCTGATGTTTCGCGATGCCAACGCTTTCAATCAGAGCCTAGAGGGCTGGAACGTCTCTGCGGTTACAAATATGAATGGCATGTTCTCCGCTGCCAGCGCCTTCAATCAAAACCTGAACAACTGGAACGTCTCTGCGGTTACAAATATGAATGGCATGTTCTCCGCTGCCAGCGCCTTCAATCAAAACCTGAACAACTGGAACGTCTCTGCGGTTACAAATATGAGAAAAATGTTTAGCGAAGCCAACGCCTTCAACCAGGGTTTAAGCAACTGGGACGCCTCTAAGGTGACAAATATGGAGGGTATGTTTGATGGTGCCAGCGCCTTCAACCAAAATCTGAGCAACTGGGATGTCTCTGCGGTGACAGACATGAGCGAAATATTTAACGAAATAACGCTCTCCCCAGCCAATTACGATGCCCTACTTAAAGGGTGGAGTTCACGAAGCCTGCAAAGTAATGTCACATTCGATGGCGGCAACAGCCAGTACTCCAGCACATCACAAGATGCAAGAGACATCCTCATTCAAGGTTTTGGCTGGACAGTCACCGATGGTGGCGTTGTAGACCCTTTTGGCTTGATAGTCATTGATGATGCACCCTTAACTCCAGCGCCGCTCCAAGTCGAATGACCAATGGTGTAAAATGGGCGTTTTTACTTTAAATCAAATAACAATAGGGGGAGAAATGTACATAAAGGAGCTAGGAAAAGCGGTAATAGATGGGATTATATCAATTCCTGCAGATTTAGCATATGGCGCTAGAAGAACCTATGAAGATATTGCGGGTAGTGCCATTGTAAAGGAGCAAAATAGAGCAGAACGCCAGAGGATTATGTATACCTTGAAAATGGGTTTTGATTTTGGATCATCAGAAGCGGGACCAATAAGCAAAATAGTAAAAATTATTATAACTGATTTTTATGATCTTTTACCTGACTCTACGGTAGAAGCCATTGCAAAAAAGGCGGGGCTTGGGACAAGTTACATGTCTGGCCGAGTTGCAACACAAATAGCCCTGACAACATTAGTTGTTAGAAAACTGGCCAAAGAAATTGTACTCAAATCTACCGCAAAACGTATTACAAAGTTTGGTATTGGTGCTGCAGTTTCCGCGCTTTTATTACAAGGCCTTATAGAGAAGGCATCCGGCGCGAGTAAACAACTACAACGAACACACCCAAAAATACATTATTCTTTAAAGGAAAAGAATCTGGATATGGCCTTTATCTTGGTAGAAGATGCTATGAAACCAATTCTTGATGCAATAAAAATGAGTGGTAAAAACAAAGAGGAGTTTAATCGATTGGTTGAAGGAATGATCAATGCAAATTAAGAGAGCTCTTTCATTTGTTTTTGATAGTGCGTATTTCTTATTCACGGCAGTAAGCTGTATATTTTTATTTTTTTTTATAAGCGATAAATTGGCCGTGGAAACATCTTCGCCAAATATCTTTGCAACATTGGCAGTTTTAGTATATTTGCTGCCTATCTATCTATTGTACTCTGCTATATCTAAAAAGCTTGAGTAATCAGGAGCGAGTAGTGGGTTAAACCTGATAAGCATTCTATAATGCGAGGCATGAAATGCTATCAAGAAATCAAATCAACGCCGGCTATGGTATGGCGTTGATCACGCAACCAATACGATACTGGCCTATGTGCTTGGTCGACGCAAAAATCTGAATCTTCGAATCTGAATTAAACGACTGACTCGAAGAACCTGAGCAGCATACGGTTGCTAATCACTCGAACCAAGGTCTTTCAAATTTAGGTTGACAAAGTCTGATCATCGAACGGTATAATCAGAATTACTGATGTCACCTCGCTTGCTTACCTCTTGAGGTGAAATAACAATAAACAACCTCACTGGAATAAAATGATATCTCTTCGTATTTTCAGATCCTCACTGATTCTGCTTCTGTGTCAATCACTTGCTTTTTCACCAGTCGTTTTCGCCGAACAACTTGCCTTGCCCTCCGGCGATCTGATCGCCCCCAAAATAGTTTTCACCCCCATAACAAAACCGATCAATGCAGATGAAGCTTTAGAACTGAGCGCAACAGTGACAGATAATGTCGCAGTGCAATCGGTTACACTCTTTTACCGAACGATCGGCACTTCAGACTATGAGCGCACCGCCCTACAGCGTGAAGAGCAGACCGACCAGTATCACACCACGATCGACGCAGTTCAGAGCCCCGGCATCGAATATTACCTACAGGCCACCGATCTGGCAGGCAACACACTATTGCGAGGTTACTCTTTCTCTCCCCTCATCGTGAACGTCAACACTGCGGTTGACTCCCCAAC from Gammaproteobacteria bacterium encodes the following:
- a CDS encoding BspA family leucine-rich repeat surface protein, which produces MHTQVRTQRKKNLGTQWCQYLGLLLFSFILTACSQSPDPQQGVISGDQLSAPFPKAMTALELTDTNLIVDVIINGDTENPWRVEDLVVDTEAGTFSGKITDFPEGTAMLSLIYSINDPAKGTIEVTRTSEIEVVVEANKENPADFFSTTLTYTDSDGDSISNLDELAAGTDINASNYFVGGTVTGLAGTELVLQNNGGDDLVTKADGTFTFSVALADKASYAITILTSPTSSDQTCQVTEGSGQVNGAAVSAVKVTCKESINIKNSAPTARDVSTTDDNGQGTVIGDRLTGRYTFADVDKDAEGASTFRWLRNGAAISGATSTGYTLVAADSGQTIVFEVTPVAATGSTTGSAVASAGITVLDTTPPVITLNGSDSVSLAQPDTYTEASASATDDVDGSVEVIIAGGVDVNTVGSYTITYSAKDAAGNNTTIDRTVDVVNNGFITTWKTDNPGVSDDNQIRIGTEGGGYNYTIYWGDGQTDSGVKGSITHTYAAAGTYTVSINGDFPRIVSGNYDEEDPDSDAEKLLTIEQWGNIKWQSMNSAFRSCKNLAVKAPDAPDLSRVTDMSLMFRDANAFNQSLEGWNVSAVTNMNGMFSAASAFNQNLNNWNVSAVTNMNGMFSAASAFNQNLNNWNVSAVTNMRKMFSEANAFNQGLSNWDASKVTNMEGMFDGASAFNQNLSNWDVSAVTDMSEIFNEITLSPANYDALLKGWSSRSLQSNVTFDGGNSQYSSTSQDARDILIQGFGWTVTDGGVVDPFGLIVIDDAPLTPAPLQVE